CGGCGGTTGGTTCGTCGTCGGCTTCGACCGTGGCCTCGTCATCCGTTTCGACTTCGCCTTCCGGCTCGCCACCGGCTTCTACGTCGGCTTCGGCCTCCGGTTCGTCGCCGGGCTCGGCCGCCGGCTCGTCGTCGACCTCGGTGGGGGGCGCCTCCTCAGGCTCCGGTTCGGTCGCCCCGCTCCCGTTTCCCTCGTCATCCGGAAGGTGATCCCCCTCGGGGCTGTCGATCACTTCGCCGCGGAACTCCCGCGGGGACTGGCGGATCGACCACGCGAGATCGACGTTGCCGTTGTCCTGGACGCCCGTGACCTGGACGTAGACGGTGTCGCCCTCGTCCCAGTCGAGGCTCTCGAGGCGGCGGTCGAGCTCGCTTCGGTGCAGCAGGCCGGTGACCGAGTCGCCGATGTCGACGAAGACGCCGAAGTCGGCGAACCCGTCGACGCTACCCTCGTAGAAACGGCCGTTGGTGAGCTGCTCCGGGCGGTTCCCCGTGAATCGGAACGCGACGTCCTCCTGGTGCGAACGGCAGACGACCCCGTCGACCGAGGTGCCGCAGATGATACATTGACCCATTTACGAGGCCAGAGTGGTCCCGCACTAAAACGGTTGTCGAAACGTCGCTCGCCCCGGCGCTGGCCGGGTCCTCAGACGCCGCCCGAGAACAGCGTCTCTACCGCCTCGAACCCGCCGAACCCGATCCCGAAGGTCGCCGCCGCCGGCAGCGCACAGAGCGCCGCCGCGCGCGGGAGCGAGACCGAGTGGACCACGCTCGCCCCAATGACGAACAGGGCCGCCCCGTAGCCGGCCGCCAACGCCTGCACCGTCGGTACCGGCACGCCGACGAACACGCAGGGCGCGGTGGCGTAGCCGATCACCTGGACGGTCTCGCTGACGCCCGCCCGGTCGGGGGCGAACGGGAGCAACAGGAGCGTCTGGAGCGCCGCAACGAGGTGGAGGACCAGGGGAGCGACCAGCGCGACGATCACCGAGAACACCAGCGCGACCGAGAGGAGCCGCTGGTCGCCGAACGTGGGATAGGGCGCGCCGACGACCGTCTCGCCCGAGAGCGCGAGCCGCAGCAGGGAGGCAAGCGAGACCACGCCCACGGCGAACAACAAGCCGGGCGCCTGATCGCCCGGGGCGACCCCCGCCCGGTAGAACCGACGGGGACGGACCATCACTTCGACCCACGCGCGGGCGACCGCCCGTGGCCCGCGATCGCGCCCGCCCTTCGGATCGGCCACCCACTGTGTCACGTCCCGACTAGTCGCCACGCAGGACATGACAGTTGCGACATCGCGCCTCGTAGGACTCCTCGGCCCCGACCATGATCGTGGGGTCCTCGCGGCGGGCGGGCTCGCCGTCGACCAGCCGCTGGTTCCGGCTCGCGGGCTCGCCACAGACCGAACAGATCGCCTGGAGCTTCTCGACGTATTCTGCGATCGCGAGCAGCTGTGGTAGGGGTTCGAAGGGCTCGCCCCGGAACGTCTGGTCGGTGCCCGAGACAATCACTCGGCGGCCGTCGTCCGCCAGTTCCTCGCAGACGCCGACGAGCGCGGGCGGGAAGAAGTTCGCCTCGTCGACCGCGACGACCTGCTCGCCGTTCAGTCGGTCGGGGATCCCCCGGACCCCCTCGGCGTCGGTCTCGATCACGTCGGCGTCCCACTGGCGACCGTTGTGCGTGCCGACCGTGGCCTCGCCGTAGCGGTCGTCGGTGGCGGGTTTGAAGACGGCGACCTCCTGGCCCGCGATCTCCGCGCGGCGCAGCCGCCGGAGGAGCTCCTCGGTCTTGCCGGCGAACATGCAGCCGGCGATCACCTCCACCCAGCCGCTACGGGTTATCGCGTGCACGGCGCTAGGGGCTCGGCCGGCGAGTAAAACCGTTTCTCATCCCGGCGGGTGTGTGATCCGGTCCCGTCGGATTCAGTCGGTGGTCCTCGCCCCGACGTTCTGCTCGCTCTCCAAACAGTTCGGATCCGGTTCGATGTTCGCGTACTCCACCGCCCGTTCGCCGAGCACGCGCACCCGCTCTGCGCTCTTCTCCTCGACGAACTCGCCGTCCTCGAAGGCGCTGCTCGCCCGGGGAACTGCCGCCTGATGCGGGAGGACCCACGCGTCGAGCGCCCGACAGACGGATCGAAGGTGTTCGAGCGCGGTGATCGGGAAGCTCCCGGCGGCGACCGCGAGCAGTCCCACGGTCTTGTCCTCGAACTCGTCGAAGCCGCAGTGGTCGAGCGCGTTCTTCAGCACGCCCGAGTACGAGCCGTGGTACATCGGCGTTCCGAGGATCACGGCGTCGGCCTCTCGCACCGCTTCGGTGAACGCCTCGACGTCCTCGGTCTCCTCGTCGTCGACGTTCAACACGGGCAGGTCGTACTCGCGGAGGTCGAGCAGCTCCCCGGTTCCCCCGGCCTCCTCGACGCCGCGGAGCGCCTCGTTCAGGGCCATCCGCGTGTGGCTGCGCTCGCGTAGGCTGCCGACGACCGCGGCGACGTGTGGTGGATCCGCCATACCGAACCGAGGGGCGAGGCCGAAGAAAAACTACCGTCTGAGGCGCACCCGGTCGCCCTCGATCTCGACCAGCCCGTCGTCGGCGAGGTCCGAGACGAGCCCGCGGAGCCATTCTTCGCTGTCCTCGCCGCCGTAGTCGACCCGTACCCGGGGACCGAGCTCGTCGAGCGGGAGCTCCTCGTACTCCTTGAGCACCCGAATCGCCCGCCCTCGTTTCTGCCGGCGCGAGCCCTCGAACTTCGGCTGGGTGGGCACGTCCGGCGCGGTGAAGTCGCCGGTCTCGTAGGCCGAGCACCACTCCCGGAGGGGACAGCCCGCCTCGTCACATTTCGGCGTTTTCCGGCAGGCGACCCCGCCCAGCTCCATGATCGCGTTGTTCCAGACGCGCGACTCGCCGGCGGGCATGAGCTCCCGCGCCGCCGCCTCGAAGGCCGCGTCGTCGTCGGGCACGTCGAACGCGCGGTAGAGCACGCGCTTGACGTTCGTATCGACCACCGCGTCGCCGTTGTCGAACGCGAAGCTCGCCACCGCGTTTCCGGTGTAGGGGCCGACGCCCTGGAGCTCTTGGAGCCCCTCGGGCTCCTCGGGGAACTCCCCGTCGAACTCCCCGACGACCTGCCGGGCGGCCTCGTGGAGGTACTTCGCGCGGTTGTTGTAGCCCAGGCTGTGGTCGGTCCAGAACCCCACGACCTCGGAGCGGTCGGCCGCCGCGAGGCTCTCCGGGTCGGGCCAGCGCTCGAGGAACTCGCTCCAGGCCTCCTCGACCCGTTCCAGCTGCGTCTGCTGGCTCATCACCTCGCTGACGAGGATTTCATAGGCGTCGTCGGTCCGTCGCCACGGGAACTCCCGATGGTCGGCCTCGTACCACCCGATCAGCGACTCGCGTACCTCCCCGAGCTCCGTTGGCAGCGCTTCCGACCCACTCATCACCCGGGAAACGCCCCCGCGCAGTTTAGTCCCCGCGATCCCGATCGCCACGATTCGTATCGCCAAATAGTGTAATAAAATATATGTTTGTTGAGATATAATAATGTGTATGAACAAACAACGGGGCTTCCTCCTCCTCGCGGTCGGGCTTTCGGGCCTGCTCGGGCTATACGTCGTGTTGCCCTTCGCGGAGTACGTCTTGGCGGCGGTCCTGCTCGCGTACGCCCTCCATCCCCTACACGTCCGTCTCGTCCCCCGGCTCGGGCCGCGCCTCTCCCCGATCGCGCTGATCGCCTTCGCGGGGACGGCGATCGTCCTCCCCTTCGCCCTCGTGTCGGCCGCGCTCGTGCGCGACCTCCGGGCGATCGCGGCGGGCGAGAGCGGCCTCCGGATCGACGAGGTCGAGGGAACTATCGCGGCCTACACCGGGCGCTCGGTCGACCTCCAGGGACTGGCGATGGCCGGGGCGGAGACGGTCTTCGATGCGACGTTCAACGGTCTCTCCGAGCTGTTCAGCGTGGCGCTCAAGGCGACGTTCGGGCTCGCGCTCGTGCTCTTCTTGCTCTACTACCTCCTGAAGGACGGGGCGTGTTTCGTCGCCTGGCTGAAGGAGGCGACGCCGCTGCCCCCGGACGTGACCGACCGGCTCTACTGCCGGATCGACGCGACCACGTGGGCGGTGATCGTCGGGCACATCTTCGTTGCGTTCGTCCAGGGGATGGCCGGCGGGATCGGGCTGTTGATCGCTGGCGTCCCCAGCCCCGTCTTCTGGACGGCCGTGATGGTGTTGCTCGCGCTGTTGCCGCTGATCGGGGCCTTCCTCGTCTGGGCGCCCGCCGGCGTCTACTTGTTGCTCGTCGGCCACCCCTCCGCCGGACTCTTCTTGCTCGTCTACGGGGTCGTCGTCGTGAGCATGATCGACAACTACGTCCGCCCGATCGTCATCGACTCGCGCGCGAGCCTCAACCCCGGCGTGGTGCTGGTCGGCGTCTTCGGCGGAATCTACTCACTGGGCTTCGTCGGCCTGTTCGTCGGCCCGATCGTCCTCGGGATCCTGGGCGCGACCCTCTCGACGTTCACGAACGATTACAGCCGACTCTGACGGAACTAGGTGGTTCGCACCGCGTTCCGAACCCGATCGAGGACCGGATCCTGACCGAAGAGGCGTTCGTCGAACGAGCCCTTGCCCGGGCCGGCGAGGACCAGATAGATCGACCCCACGAACATCGCGAAGTCGAGACGCCACTCGTAGAGGAACCCCCAGAGGCCGTAGAAGCTCGCGTCCACACCCCCGAACGTCAGGAACCCCGTCCCGAGCAACACGGGGAGCTTCGTCAGGACGATGGCGGTGAGCGCGACCCCCGCCAGTACGAGCGCAGCCGCCCGCGTGAACAGCCCCGCGATGAGCAACGTCCCGGCGACGATCTCGATGCCCGCGACGCCACCGGCGAAAAGTTCCGGGGCGGGGAGGCCGAGTCCCTCGAACCGACCAACCCCACGCTCCGCAGGATTGATGAGTTTGTTCAGCCCCTCGGTGAGGAAGACGAACCCCACCGCGAAGCGGATCAGGAACGCCCACGGCGACGTCTCGGTTCGGAACAGCTCTCTGAGGTCCATTGCGTTTTCACCTGGGTGCGCGGATAAAATAGAGGGGCGGCACGGTTCCTATGGTCCGATAAGTACCCGAAGCGTTTTCAGGGATGGTGACTCGGTTCGGGGGATCACTGGCCCCGACCACGAATGTATGGTTTCTTGGAGACACGGCGGGATCGGCTCCTCGCCGAAGAGGGAGGCGTCGAGCGAGCGAAAACGGACAGCCTTGCTTCGACCCGGCCCCGTTTACGTCGCAGTGCGCTATCCCGGGCGATGGCAACCACTTCTGACGGTCAGCTGGCAGGACAGGCCGCGCTCGTCACCGGCGCCTCCTCGGGCATCGGCGCGGCGACCGCACGCGCGCTCGCCGAGGAGGGGGCCTCGGTCGCGCTTGCGGCCCGTCGCGAGGAGCGCCTCGAGGAGCTCGCCGACGAGATCGAGGACGAGGGCGGGGAGGCGCTGGTCGTGCCGACCGACGCCACCGACGAGGAGCAGGTCCGCGAGATGGTCGACACGACCGTCGAGGAGCTGGGCGGGCTCGACATGTCGTGAACAACGCGGGCGTCATGCTGCTCGAACCGGTCGCGACGGCCGACCCCGACAACTGGCAGCGGATGCTCGATCTCAACGTCCAGGGGCTGATGGTCGCCTCGCAGGCCGCCCTCGGTCACATGCAGGAGGAGGGCGCGGGCGACATCGTCAACCTCTCGTCGATCGCCGGTCGGAAGGCCTACGCCGGGTCGAGCGGCTACAACGCCTCGAAGTTCGGCGTGACGGCCTTCTCCGAGTCGCTGCGCGAGGAGGTCGTCGACAGCGACATCCGGATCACGACGATCGAGCCCGGCGTCGTCGACACCGAGCTCGCGGAACACATCCCCGACGAGGACCAGCAGGAGATGATCGAAGGGATGATGAACGAGATGGAGCCGCTGCGGCCGGAGGACATCGCCCGATCGATCCGCTTCGCGGTGAGCCAGCCGAGCCACGTCGACATCAACGAGCTGCTGATCCGACCCACCCGACAGGAGCTGTAGCGAGCACGCGGGAAGTCGAAACCCGTATTCCGCCACCGGCCCGACCGGGGGTATGAGCCTCGACGACTTCACGACCGACGTCGAATCGGCCTATTCGGAGCTCGACGACGAGCTGTCGGTGAGCCTCGACAGCCAGACGAAAAACGAGCTCGCCGTTCTGAGTGCTACCCTCGGCCCCGAAAGTACGGACGACCTCGTGCGCCGGGCGGTTCATCTGCTCTTTCAGTCGACGACGGACTCCGGCCAGCTCGACATGCACCTCCGGCGGAACTACGACGTGACCTACGACGAGTACCTCTCGGGGATGACCTACGAGGAGATGAGCGGCGGGGTCTCGCCGAGCCAGCCCGACGACAAGGAGCGGCGCTACCAGTTCTAACGAAAGCCCTCGAAATTCGCTGGCGCGAATTTCTCGCCCTTTTCATGTCCGCCAGGCCGCGTTGCGAGGAGTTCGGGTTCGAACTCCTCGCTAAACAGACCAGCCTTTCCCCGCCCCGCGAACAAAGCCGCCGGAAGTGGCGGCTTCGTTCGCGCCGGCCACCGCGACCACATCCGACTCGATTGGTCACTCTTCGGCGGCCGCGATCGCCTCACAGAGCAGGTCGATCCCGATCTCGATCTCCCGCTCGGTGACGCCGAGCGGCGGGAGCAGTCGAAGGGTTTTGTAGCCACAGCCCAGCGTCAGCAGCCCCCGCTCCAGCGCGGCCTCGATGACCGCCTCGCGCCGTTTCTTGGAATCGAACTCGACGGCGAGCATCAGCCCCCTTCCACGGACGTCGACGACTCCCTCGGGCTCGGCGTCCCGAAGCAGCTCCTTGGTCTGCTCGCCGCGCTCTCGGGCGTTCTTCAGGAGCCCTTCCTCGCGGATGGCGTCGATGGTCAGCGCGCCCTGCATCGCGGCGACGACGTCGCCGGCACCCCACGTCGAGGAGATCCGGGCGTCCTCGTCGGGGAAGACGTCCGAGCGGGAGATCGTCGCGCCCACGCGGAGTCCCTTCGCACACGAGATCACGTCGGGCTCGATCGGGAAGTGATCGGAGCCCCACATCTCGCCCGTGCGTCCGAGGCCCGTCTGGATCTCGTCGGCGATCAGCAGCACGTCGTGTTCGGCACA
The sequence above is a segment of the Halalkalicoccus tibetensis genome. Coding sequences within it:
- a CDS encoding YIP1 family protein; its protein translation is MTQWVADPKGGRDRGPRAVARAWVEVMVRPRRFYRAGVAPGDQAPGLLFAVGVVSLASLLRLALSGETVVGAPYPTFGDQRLLSVALVFSVIVALVAPLVLHLVAALQTLLLLPFAPDRAGVSETVQVIGYATAPCVFVGVPVPTVQALAAGYGAALFVIGASVVHSVSLPRAAALCALPAAATFGIGFGGFEAVETLFSGGV
- a CDS encoding thymidine kinase, with the protein product MHAITRSGWVEVIAGCMFAGKTEELLRRLRRAEIAGQEVAVFKPATDDRYGEATVGTHNGRQWDADVIETDAEGVRGIPDRLNGEQVVAVDEANFFPPALVGVCEELADDGRRVIVSGTDQTFRGEPFEPLPQLLAIAEYVEKLQAICSVCGEPASRNQRLVDGEPARREDPTIMVGAEESYEARCRNCHVLRGD
- a CDS encoding NAD(P)H-dependent oxidoreductase, whose protein sequence is MADPPHVAAVVGSLRERSHTRMALNEALRGVEEAGGTGELLDLREYDLPVLNVDDEETEDVEAFTEAVREADAVILGTPMYHGSYSGVLKNALDHCGFDEFEDKTVGLLAVAAGSFPITALEHLRSVCRALDAWVLPHQAAVPRASSAFEDGEFVEEKSAERVRVLGERAVEYANIEPDPNCLESEQNVGARTTD
- a CDS encoding A/G-specific adenine glycosylase produces the protein MSGSEALPTELGEVRESLIGWYEADHREFPWRRTDDAYEILVSEVMSQQTQLERVEEAWSEFLERWPDPESLAAADRSEVVGFWTDHSLGYNNRAKYLHEAARQVVGEFDGEFPEEPEGLQELQGVGPYTGNAVASFAFDNGDAVVDTNVKRVLYRAFDVPDDDAAFEAAARELMPAGESRVWNNAIMELGGVACRKTPKCDEAGCPLREWCSAYETGDFTAPDVPTQPKFEGSRRQKRGRAIRVLKEYEELPLDELGPRVRVDYGGEDSEEWLRGLVSDLADDGLVEIEGDRVRLRR
- a CDS encoding AI-2E family transporter, coding for MNKQRGFLLLAVGLSGLLGLYVVLPFAEYVLAAVLLAYALHPLHVRLVPRLGPRLSPIALIAFAGTAIVLPFALVSAALVRDLRAIAAGESGLRIDEVEGTIAAYTGRSVDLQGLAMAGAETVFDATFNGLSELFSVALKATFGLALVLFLLYYLLKDGACFVAWLKEATPLPPDVTDRLYCRIDATTWAVIVGHIFVAFVQGMAGGIGLLIAGVPSPVFWTAVMVLLALLPLIGAFLVWAPAGVYLLLVGHPSAGLFLLVYGVVVVSMIDNYVRPIVIDSRASLNPGVVLVGVFGGIYSLGFVGLFVGPIVLGILGATLSTFTNDYSRL
- a CDS encoding DoxX family protein, translating into MDLRELFRTETSPWAFLIRFAVGFVFLTEGLNKLINPAERGVGRFEGLGLPAPELFAGGVAGIEIVAGTLLIAGLFTRAAALVLAGVALTAIVLTKLPVLLGTGFLTFGGVDASFYGLWGFLYEWRLDFAMFVGSIYLVLAGPGKGSFDERLFGQDPVLDRVRNAVRTT